Genomic window (Gemmatimonadaceae bacterium):
GGCGATGCCCCGATACGCGAGGTCGAGAGTATGGGGATTGACCGGTCCTTCGCTCCGGGCCTGCATCCGCGACGCGCTGTAGATCTCGCCAAGCTGCGCCGATGTCGCGGCGATACTATCCCTCTTGTTTGCGTAGGCATCGGCGACAGAATTGAGCACGCGGGTGAACGACGGCATGCCCTGTCGCTCCTGCGGAGGAAAGTATGTGCCCCCGTAGAATGGGGTTCCCTCCGGCGTGAGAAACATCGTCATCGGCCACCCGCCATGGCCGGTGAGAGCCTGAACCGCCTGCATGTAGATGCCGTCGAGATCCGGCCGTTCCTCCCTGTCCACCTTGATATTGATGAATCGCTCGTTCATGACAGCCGCGGTCGCCTCGTCCTCGAACGACTCGTGCGCCATGACGTGACACCAGTGACAGGCGGCATATCCTATACTCAGCAGAATCGGCTTGTCATCAGTTTTCGCCCTTTCGAGGGCCTCGGTTCCCCACGGGTACCAGTCAACCGGATTCGCCGCATGCTGCAGCAGGTACGGACTGGTCTCTTTCGACAGCCTGTTCAGCTTCATGGGGTCGCTCTGCCCGGCCGGTGTTGCCATGCTGTCAGTATACTCAAACCGCGCGGACGCGCGCTCGCCTGGCGCTTGTTATGTGCTGCTACTGCGGATCGAGGACAACAAACGGGGCGGACTGCGGACGAACTGCGGATTCTAACTGCTGACAAGGGCAACGAAAGCCGCCGGCCATCAGCCCGCTGTGATCGCCGTCAGCTTCCAGCCCACTGCGGTGTACTGCGGACTGCCCAAGGCCCGGCCCCTGTCCGAAGTTCGCAGTAGGTTTCCCAATTCGCAGTCAGTCAGCAGTCCGGGTTCGGTCAGCCCTGAGTCCGCAGTCACACCCCCCAATCCGCCCCCAAATATGCCTGCACAGAATTCGACGGATCTCAATGCATTTCTCGAGCAGAACGACGCTCGCATCATGGACGAGCTTTTCGACTTTCTGCGCATCCCGAGCGTAAGTGCAAAATCGGATCACAATGCCGACACTGCGCGTGCCGCCGAATGGGTCCGGGCCTCGCTCGCGAAGGCGGGGCTGAAAGCCGCCACTCATCAGACCGCGGGGCATCCGGTGGTCGTTGGTGAATGGCGAGGCGCACCCGGTGCGGCGACGGTCCTTGTTTATGGCCACTACGACGTCCAACCCGCAGAGCCGATCGAGCTGTGGACATCGCCGCCGTTCGAGCCGACCGTGCGCGACGGAAAAATCTTCGCCCGGGGATCGGTTGACGATAAAGGACAGCTCTTCCTCCACATCAAGGCGCTGGAAGCACACCTCACCACGCGCGGCAAGCTCCCGGTGAACGTAATCGTACTGCTGGAAGGGGAGGAGGAAGTGGGCAGCGAGCATCTCTCTGAGTTCATCACCCGGCACAAGGACCTGCTTGCCGCCGACGCTGTCGTGATTTCCGACTCGGCGATGTTTGCGCCCGGGCAGCCATCGATTCTGTCGTCACTTCGCGGACTCGCGTACTTCGAGATCAACGTCACCGGTCCCGCTACAGACCTGCATTCCGGCAGTTACGGCGGCGCGGTGGTCAATCCGGCAATGGCGCTCGCGCGCATTCTCGCCACTCTCCACGATGACAAAGGCCATATCGCCATCGACGGCTTCTATGACAACGTCCGCGAGTGGGAGCCCGAAATCCGCGAACAGATGCGCAATCTTCCATTCGACCCGGAGCATTTCCGGAGCGAAACGGGTGCCAGCGCGCTCGGCGGCGAAAAGGATTTCACGATCCTAGAGCAGCTGTGGGCGCGGCCGACGTGCGAGGTGAACGGGCTTCTCAGCGGGTACACCGGCGAGGGCGCAAAAACCGTACTCCCGTCCAAGGCGATGGCAAAAGTCAGTTGTCGTCTGGTACCCGATCAGAGCCCCGAGGAAATCGAGAAGCTCATGAAAGCGCACGTCGCAAGAGTTGCCCCGAAAGGGGTTACCGCTACCGCGATGCATCTTCACGGCGGCCGGCCGTGGCGCGCGGAGCTGACCGGACCGCTTTACGATGCAGCACGCCGCGCCCTGGCGACTGCGTTCGACAAGGAGCCGGTCATCGTCGGGGAAGGAGGCTCCATCCCGGTTGTTGGAGACTTTCAACGAATACTTGGTACGCCTGTTCTGCTCGTTGGATTCGGGCTTCCGGGCGAGAATGCACACGCGCCTGACGAATGGATGAGCGAGGAAAATTTCCGGATCGGGATGCGGGCGATGGCGGCATTCTGGGATGAGTACGCGCGGGCGGAAACTACCTGACGACGATCGGAGTGCGGGGTGGCGGTCTGCGCTGCCCGGTGGCCACACCGATGCTGATGAGCGCGTTTCGTGCGGCCGAGCGGCCCTGGTTCCATTCGAACCAGTGCCGTTCGGTGAGCTGTTGGCTGTACTCGTAGCGAAGTCGCACCTCACTCCGAAGCTGAGTGCGGATTGGCTCGGGTAAAGTCGGCAATGCGGCAACGATCGCCGGGATCGCGTTCGGGGAGAGCTGTCCCGTGAGATAGACCAGATCGAGTTTCCCGGTTGTCGAAAACCGCGCGATATTTTCACGGGCGATCCAGGCCTCGTGGTTCCAGTATATCATCACCACAAACGCCGCGAGCGCAGCGGCAGCCGACCGCCGGAATACCCGCGCCGACTGCATCTCGCGCCGGATTTCCAGTGTCAGCACCGCGAGAGTCACCGCCACGACCAGCATGTAAACCTGCGCATATAACCGCGCCGTGGTGAATCCGTAGGCGGCTTCATACAGTGATACGCGATGGAATGCGGAGCCAAGCAGAATGAGCACCGCCGCGATCACAGCGAGCGTGATCGCCCGCAACAGGCCATCGCGACGGCCTTTCTGGCCATAACGCTCCGAAAGCAGAATCAACAGGACAGCAGACGTGGCGACAACGGTCAGCTCGCCGAAGCCACGCCGCGCATACTCGGCGAATGTTACCCCTGAGCCAGCCGTGGCCGGTGAATTACCGAAGAGGTAGCTCACCTGAACGGCGAGGAAGAGCCAGAACAGGGCGGCCACGCTTGACAGCAGGATGAATCGCTCGGTTTCGCCGAGCCAGCGAGTGACGCTTTCGGGTCCCTTTGGAGCGACCGTCATGGCCGCGTCGCCCTGGCTGGAATTGCCTCGCGCGGCGTATCCGTAAGTTCCGAGAACTATCGACAGCAACGCGACGAAGAATATCGTGCGGGGTACGAACGCCCAGCTTGAAAGGATCCGTTCCGCCGCATCCCGCCACCCGGCAAACATCGGGTCGGCGCCAGCGAGAAGCAGCGCGAAGAAGAGAATGACCGGAGCCGTGATGGCCAGGCCCTTGAGTGCGGACCGGGCGCGATTCGAACGAACGATGCGTGTCGCATCGACTGCGCGTGCCAGGGATTCCACAACTGCACGCGCGCCTGCCAGAAACGGGGCGGTGATCACGAATGCGGCGGATATGCGCTCGAGCCGCGGATCGACGGCGAGGAGCATGGTCACTGACAACAGCAGGGTGACGGCAAGGAAGATCATCGCGTGCATGAATGGATCTGCCGTGAAGACGGCGGCCGTTGCAATGATCACCCCCGTAATGGCGGCCGCGGCAGGGATCCGGTGGACGCCGATGCCGAAAGTCCTGAGGATAGCGGCAAGTCCAGTAACCGACGCAAGGGTCCAGAAGGGCCAGTTTACTCCCGGCAGGGCATCGTAGATGATCCAGGTGCCGAGTCCGGCGACGGCTGCCGCCGCCGCCCAGACGATTCCCGCATTTCCTCCCACACGTTCCGTCAGCCCCGTACTCACCCGTTGTCTCCCGTTGATCGTGACAAGGGAAATATCGGGGATTTTACTCTAATCTGTCAAGTACTTTAAAATACAAAGTAACCCAACAAGGTTGATTGGAACCTTACCCAGCAGCTGCTAGAACCTCCACTCCCGGATCAGGAATAGCCCGAACACGCTCGTCGTCGTGGGCTGCTGAAGAGCGAGCGTCGGATCGCGCAGCAGATATCGCGGCTGGAAAGTCGCTTCCGCGCTGTAGCCCCTCAACCCCGCAAAACGGTGTTGCACCTGCAGACCCGGACGCTTGAGTGCGTCGGGATCGGGCCGCACCTGGAACGCCAGGAACGTGTTCGACCTGTAGTACTTGCCGAATTCGATCTCGGTGCCCCTGAGAAACCCACCGACATCGGTCTGGATATCCGCCGGCGCGATGTTGAAAACATCGGCGCCGAGTGAACGGGCTGCCTCGCCTGCCAGTTGATCGGCAAATACGCCGAGCGCGACGGAGGCGAGCTGCTGGCTTGCCAGTGCTGCGCCGGCGCCGATGACGTTGCCGCCACTGCCTAACCCGGCACCCTCCAGCTGCACGAGTGACGATGACGAACGGCCGAACGCGAGGTAGGCAAGCAGATCGCTCTGAGGGATTGGCGGCTGGGCGTCACTCTGTAGTGAAATGTTCGGATTGCGAAGCGTACCGCCGATCAGGATTTCGACATTGATGGCCTCTCGCGCGGGAAGCCGCACCTCGTAGGCACCAGTCACCTGCAGCGTGGGATTCAGCTCTCCGGAATTCACGAAAGTCGCGGAGCCTCGCCTGATGTCGAAGCGTTTCGAAAGGAAGACGTACTCGCCTCGCTCGCTCAGCAGTACTCCATCCAGCACCAGCGATTGCTTGGCGCGGTTGACGTGAATGGCGAGATCGCCGTCGCTGTACACTTCGATGTTGAAATCCGGGGAGCGGACAAAAACGTCGCGATCGACGCGCAGGTCGACGTCCATCCGCAAGTTAGCAAGCAGTGGTGACTGACCGGGGAACAGCTCACGGTTGCCCAGTACCGCGGTGTCGAGAACGGAGAACAACGCCGGATCGTTCTGGCCAATGAGCTTCTTGCCTTCGGACTCCGGTACATACAGCACGCCTTTGCGGACGCGGAGGTTACCGGCGACGTGGGTGTTGTCGAACGGCCCCTTGATGGAAACGTTGATGTTCGCGGTGAGCTTTCCGTTGTGGTTATCAAGCAGCCTCGCATTGTCGGCGACCAGCCGAAGATCGAATGACGGCGCCCTCAGCGACCCAATGCCGATTCCGCCAGTGAGGGCGACCTTGCCGCCGCTGTAGGCGACAAGCGAATCGATCACGATCGTATCGCGCAACATCCTGATATTTGCTTCGAGGCCCTTGAGGTCCAGGCCCAGGGGGACAAACCGCGCCGATGCGCCATCGAGCGCAAATCGTCCGCTTACCTCCGGGCGGTTCAACGTGCCGGTCACCTTGAAGTCGGCAACCGCACTCCCGCGCAGATTGGTGACGATCGTGTTGATCTGCGGTACGAGATCGAGCGGCAGACTGTCCGCCTTCACCGCGAGATCTATCTGCCGGTTTGTCGGGAATCGCGATCCTGTGACCCCTGTCAGTGCCAGATTGATCGGCACCGTACCTTCGGCGTGCATCATCGTTCCCTGTCCTTCACGCATCGCATCCGCGCGGCCCGTGAGCGTCGCATTGGCGTAGCTCATCACGCCATGGACTTCCGGTAACAACGTTCCGTTGTAGTAAAACCGATGACTGCCGAATGCTCCACTGAAAGTGGGATCGGCCGCGGTCCCGGCCGCTTTGAGACTGAATGACACAAATCCACGCGCGTCGATGTCACTCTGTGCCAGCGCGATCGCATCCTGAACCTGGAAGTTATCGACCGCCACTTCGAGGTTTGCCCGGCCCTCTTTCGGAATCAGGCCATCGACGAAAATGCGGCCAGTAGCCTTGTTGCGAAGCTCAAGTTTATCGATATCGACGCCGGCACTCCCCCAGTGCACAACCGATGGCCCGGTGCTGGTCCATACCGTTGTATCGAATCGAAGCTGAAGCGCATTGAGCCGCGCCTCATTCCGCACCCTGTCGAGCGTATACTCGGCATTGGCACTGTAGCTGTTCTGATCATCCTGGCGAACGACAAAGGTAACGGTGCCCAGCGGCTTCTGATAATTGACGCGGGTCTCGACGCTGTCGAGGTTGAAGCCACCAGCGACCACCTCGGCCGCAATAACCCTGACATCCAGTTTCGAACGGGGCGTCAGCGCGTCCGTCCAGGAATACTCAGCGGTTACCTTCTCAATGGTATTGCCGCGCGCGACGATACTGTCACCACTTGCCGTTCCGCGCGCGCCAAAGTCATGGATGTTTCCAGTGGCGACGCCATCCGCCCTCACCGAACCCGACAGTTGCGTTCGGCTCACCACGCGAGGCGTGTCGATTGCAGCCAGCTGGGGCGGGGCGCCTCCAGTTACCGCGCGTTCGACCTCGGTATTGTCGTCCTGGCGAGCAGAGTCTGTGCGTGCCCGCGCGGCACGCTGGGCGAGGATCCGGGGACGCGGGGGAACAGCACCTTCCTGCGGGGGCAGGAGCGACGATAGCCGGGAGAGAGAGTCGATATCGATGTGATACCGAAGCTCTCCGCTCTTTCCGCGCGCAAGTCCGAACGCCCCGCTGGCCGTTGCAACACCTTCGGGGATCTCAACTGCGAGCGTATCGATTCTCGCCATTCCGTTGGCGGCAGCGAGCCGAACCGTTGCCGACGTTACGGCAATCGTATCGTAGGTCGAAGATTGAATGTCGGCGACGAGATTGGTCCGCAGGGTCGCTGGGTCCGTACCTCGGCCATCGGCAGAAACTGTGGCCGTGATCGACGTCTTTGGCGCCTTCGCGACGATGTTGTTGGCATTGAAGAGCTGCGCCGCGACATCGAGATCGTAACCGATCTCCCGGCTAGCGAGGTCGAGCTTTCCGCGCACGTCGAGCGAGCCGCCATCAGGAAACGCAAGTGCGGTTCGAACCGCGAGATTCCTCGTTGTACCGGTGAGGCGCACGGGGCCCGTCGCAAGGCCGCGCAGACCCGCCGCAGGAAAGAACCGTCCGGCGGTGACCAGCGCGAGCGGATGAACTCTGGCATCGACGTCGAACCATGCATTTGCCATCTGGCCGCCCGGCGCAGCCCGGAACGCGCCCGTTCCAGTGATACGGGATGTGCTGCCCCGATCTACAAGCGTGATGTCCGAGCGCGCGGTCATGCGCGATGTCGTCGACCCGTCGAGCGTCGTGGTTCCACTTACCGTGCCCGTCAGCGGAAGATCCGCAGCGAACTCACGCAACAGGTCAACCTGCACCGGGCGCAGGGTCAGACGCAGGTTGTCAGCGTTGAACCGACCCTTCTCGAAACCCATCTGTCCGACGGCTACCACCCGGCTGCGGCCGGAGCGGCGGTCGTCGAATGTCACATCGGCATCGACTTCCATGTCCCGGAGATTGCCATCGACCTTCGCGCGACCCGCGAGAATTCCCTGCCGGGGCGGGTTGACGGAAGGAAATATCTGCCTCACTAGACGTGTGTTCAGGCCCGTGAACCGCACATCGGTATCGTGCAGCGATACCTCTTTGGTCATCGTGACGCCGATCTGACCACGCAGGTGCGAACCTTCGAGCCGGACGTCTGCATTCCGCGCGACATAAACGCTTGTGTCGCCAACCCAGTCGAGGGCAAAGTCCAGGGTTCCGCTTCCATCAGTGGGCAGCGTTGGATCGATCCAGCGAATGTCGGCAACGGCGACCGGGTTGGCACGGACCCTCAGCCGGAAATCATTGTTGGCCACGATGTATCGGCCATCGCCGGCAATGCGACTGTTCGGCAATGCGGCATTCAACCCTTTCCACCATACCGAGTCGCCGTCGATCCGGAATGCACCGCTCAGCGAGCGAACATCAACTGCGGGAGGCTTGAACGGCTCGGCGATTGTACTCAGGGATGCCACCTCGACGAGCCGGTGCTTGAAGTCCGGATGCTGCCAGCGCAACAACGGCAGTGAAGCATTGACACGGTGGAACCGCATGACCTTCTGATGCCCACCCGGGACCTTTTCGAGCAACAACCGTCCCTCCGGACTCAACGACCTTCGGAGCGCGTCCTCTGCTTCAGCGCCGGTGAGCCGGGCATCCGGCGCCCAGGGAGACTTGACGGTGATATCGCCGTCGATCAGGGTGACGTCGGTAAGCCTGATGAAGTCGCCCCATCCGGCCTTCTTCGGGCCTCCCGGTTTCGTTGTGTCGGGAGGAAGAATGCGGTCGTAATTCCACTTGCCACCTGGCAAGCGGTTGATCACGATCACCGGCCTCAGCAGTCGCACATTGTCGAAATCGATGCGCTTCGATGCGAGCGAGCCCAGACGATAACGCGCCCGCGCTCCGTCGGCCTTCACAAACGGTTCACCCGCGCTGTCGGTGATGCTCAGTCCGTGGAGGGTGAATCCCTTGAGAAGATTTCCGCTCACGCTGTCGACCCTGAGGATCCCGTGAACGTTGCCTTGGATGCCACCTACGACGCGCCTTTGCACCTGTCGTCGTCCCCAGTCAGTATTGGTGGCGACATACACCGCGAGGACCGCGAGCAGGGCAATCGAAGTCACCACTGCGAGCACTCGAGCCACGACCTTGAGCATCAGAAAGCTTCGCCGATCGACAAATGCAGCGTCACCCTGTCGAGCACTCCGCGAAAGCCGCTGCGGAATGGATCGAACAGGCGACTCTTACTGAGCGTGACCAGGCGGGTTTCGCCGGCAACTGTAGACTCGGTGACGACAGGAAGGGTTTCAGCAGCACCCGGATTGATACCAATATCGACGCGAATCGGTCCGACCGGAGACCGATAGCGCACACCAAACCCGGGAGTAACTGCTGCCTTGCTTTTTGGGAGCAACGGGTTGGTTCGCTGAGAGACGTAAGCGCCGTCGATGAAGGCTGCCCCGACAACGACGTCTTTCCAGAGCGGGAAACGCATCTCGGCGCTTCCTTCCGCAATGATGTTACCACCGAGCGGTCGCGGCTCGAAATCGCGGTTGCGAAGTCCCGGTGCATTGGGATTGCAGCTTCCTATAGGAGCAGCAGGGCCACATGCGCCGCCGCTCGAATCCCGGCGCAGTATCGATGCCGGAATCGTCAAGACACGCGGGCCAAGCTGGTTTTCTCCGAATCCGCGAACCGATCGTGATCCCCCCGCGTAGAACCGCTTCCTCGGATGCAGGATCTCGGTGTCACTATCCACCAGCCCCACCGCTGCGGCAGTCCCGGACAGCGCGTTTACCCAGCCCAGTCGCAGATGTCCCGCAGCGGTTCCACGTTTTCGTATCTGGAAATACCGGGCGAAATCCGCGCTTGCCCGGTTGTAGCGGAAGTCCGATCCCGTAACCAGTGAAGCGTGCTCAGCGTCGACTGTTCCACGATACCCGCGGTTAGGCGTGAAAGGATCGTTAGCGCGGTTTGCCGTTGCCGTCAGAGTGAACGGCGACAGCCGCTGCCTGCCGCCAAGCGCCTGAATCGTGGGCGGATCACAGACGCCGTAATTGACGCAGAAGTAGACATCGCCCGCATCCGTCTGAGTGATCTCGAACCGGTAATTCGCACTCACCGGCAGTGACGGTGACACCTCTCTCGTGAAGGTCGCACTCGTGCCAAAACCCTTGTCGACGAAGATACCAGGGGCGATTCGGCGGTGAGTGAACAAGCTGAGCGCGATTTCATTTTCGGTTGCCTTGAACCACGGCTGCCGGACGTTGATGCTCGCGTTGTAGGTCGGAGCGAAGTACCGCGCGCGATCGCTGCCGAAATTCACCGTCGACCTGCGGAAGATGAAGCGTCCCGAGAGTGAGTTAGCGAGCAGATTGCCAACCGCGCCCTGTACGTCCAGCCGCCGTGCGCCGCCGAAAAAATTGTAGTTGGTGTAGCGCCCTTCCGCCTGGAAGAAATCGACCGTGTTGAAGCCGGTGCTGATGCGCGCCTCGCGAAGCGGGGCCTCCTGAACCGTGACGAGGATTACTTTCGCTGAATCTCCCTGCCGCGGAATTTCGATTGCCGCCCGCCGGAACAGGTTCGATTCGTAGAGCGCCCGCTGGCTCCGGAGCAGCTCCGGCCGGCGAAAAATGTCGCCGGGGTTGAGGGACATCGATTTCATGATCGTCCGCGTGCTGATCTTCTCGTTCCCGACGATGAGAATATCCGAAATCGTGGACCTCCACTTCGGATCGATCTCGAGGGCGACCGTGGCCCGGTTCGCCTCTGCATCCACGACGATCGTCGTATCCACGATGGCATCGGAATATCCCCTGTCCCACAGCTGCTGCTGAAGAAAGACAACGCTCGAATCGACTCGCAGCAGGTTCAGCGGTGTGCCTTTTGACAACGCCAGCCGTTTCGCGACTTCTTCGTCGCTGAGAACCCGCTTCGTCTGAGTTACGGTAATGTCCGAAACGAGCGTCGGCGGGCCCTCCACCACGTTGAACGTGACGGCAACGTCATTCTTTCCGCGTGGAGTGACGACCGTATCGACCTGAGCGTCGCGGTACCCGCGCTTGAAATAGAAGACACGTATGCGAAGCGGATCCCGCTCGAACTCTTTTCGGTCGAGATATTGCCGGCGGTAAAAATACCGGGATTTGCTGATCCAGCAGACCGGCGTGAGGACGACGGTTACACAACGCGACGCGTCGGTTGCGATGCTCGCCTTGAGTTCCTGCTGCTCAACGGCGTTGACGCCATTGAGCTTGAGACTGACAACCTCGGGATCGGAGGCAGGCGTCTTCCCGGCTGCGGACTGCGCCCAGAGCGACAACGGCGCTGACAGCACCAGCACCGTAGCTGCGAAAAGCAAGCGGGACCGCGCAGACTTCATGGATGCCTCAAAGAGCAAGGCGCGGGCCGATTCGGGCTAGAGTCCTTCCAGCAGCGCGTCATTGTTGGAAGTGGCCGCGATGCGCTTGATGAGCCATTCCATCGCCGACGAAGAAGGCATTTGCTGAAGTCCGCGTCTGAGCGTGTACACATGCTCGAGCTGCTCGGGCCTGAAGAGCTTGTCCTCGCGACGGGTCCCACTGACCGCGACATCGATGGCGGGGAAAATCCGCTTCTCGGCGAGCGACCTGTCGAGCTTGATCTCACAGTTGCCGGTACCCTTGAATTCCTCGAAGATCACGTCATCCATCCTCGAGCCGGTCTCGACCAGTGCGGTCGCGATGATGGTGAGCGATCCACCGCCATGCTCCGGAGCGACAGACCGCGCCGAACCGAAGAAGGCCTTGGGTTTTGCCATTGCCGATGAATCGAGTCCGCCGCTGAGCGTGCGACCCGTTCCCCGTTCGACAGTATTGTATGCACGAGCCATACGGGTGATGGAGTCGAGGACAATGACCACGTCCTTGCCGAGTTCTACCATTCTGCGGGCGCGCTCGAGAACCATCTCGGTCACGTCGGTGTGCCGGGCAGCCGGCATGTCGAAGCTCGACGCCACCACTTCGCCGTAACCCCACGTGATCATTTCGCTCACTTCCTCGGGGCGTTCGTCCACGAGCAGCACCAGCAGAACTGCCTCCGGATGATTGACGGCGACTCCCTCGACTATGGCCTGAAGCAGCATCGTCTTGCCGGCCCGTGCCGGAGCGACAA
Coding sequences:
- a CDS encoding dipeptidase, with product MPAQNSTDLNAFLEQNDARIMDELFDFLRIPSVSAKSDHNADTARAAEWVRASLAKAGLKAATHQTAGHPVVVGEWRGAPGAATVLVYGHYDVQPAEPIELWTSPPFEPTVRDGKIFARGSVDDKGQLFLHIKALEAHLTTRGKLPVNVIVLLEGEEEVGSEHLSEFITRHKDLLAADAVVISDSAMFAPGQPSILSSLRGLAYFEINVTGPATDLHSGSYGGAVVNPAMALARILATLHDDKGHIAIDGFYDNVREWEPEIREQMRNLPFDPEHFRSETGASALGGEKDFTILEQLWARPTCEVNGLLSGYTGEGAKTVLPSKAMAKVSCRLVPDQSPEEIEKLMKAHVARVAPKGVTATAMHLHGGRPWRAELTGPLYDAARRALATAFDKEPVIVGEGGSIPVVGDFQRILGTPVLLVGFGLPGENAHAPDEWMSEENFRIGMRAMAAFWDEYARAETT
- a CDS encoding BamA/TamA family outer membrane protein, which gives rise to MKSARSRLLFAATVLVLSAPLSLWAQSAAGKTPASDPEVVSLKLNGVNAVEQQELKASIATDASRCVTVVLTPVCWISKSRYFYRRQYLDRKEFERDPLRIRVFYFKRGYRDAQVDTVVTPRGKNDVAVTFNVVEGPPTLVSDITVTQTKRVLSDEEVAKRLALSKGTPLNLLRVDSSVVFLQQQLWDRGYSDAIVDTTIVVDAEANRATVALEIDPKWRSTISDILIVGNEKISTRTIMKSMSLNPGDIFRRPELLRSQRALYESNLFRRAAIEIPRQGDSAKVILVTVQEAPLREARISTGFNTVDFFQAEGRYTNYNFFGGARRLDVQGAVGNLLANSLSGRFIFRRSTVNFGSDRARYFAPTYNASINVRQPWFKATENEIALSLFTHRRIAPGIFVDKGFGTSATFTREVSPSLPVSANYRFEITQTDAGDVYFCVNYGVCDPPTIQALGGRQRLSPFTLTATANRANDPFTPNRGYRGTVDAEHASLVTGSDFRYNRASADFARYFQIRKRGTAAGHLRLGWVNALSGTAAAVGLVDSDTEILHPRKRFYAGGSRSVRGFGENQLGPRVLTIPASILRRDSSGGACGPAAPIGSCNPNAPGLRNRDFEPRPLGGNIIAEGSAEMRFPLWKDVVVGAAFIDGAYVSQRTNPLLPKSKAAVTPGFGVRYRSPVGPIRVDIGINPGAAETLPVVTESTVAGETRLVTLSKSRLFDPFRSGFRGVLDRVTLHLSIGEAF
- a CDS encoding DUF4153 domain-containing protein, encoding MSTGLTERVGGNAGIVWAAAAAVAGLGTWIIYDALPGVNWPFWTLASVTGLAAILRTFGIGVHRIPAAAAITGVIIATAAVFTADPFMHAMIFLAVTLLLSVTMLLAVDPRLERISAAFVITAPFLAGARAVVESLARAVDATRIVRSNRARSALKGLAITAPVILFFALLLAGADPMFAGWRDAAERILSSWAFVPRTIFFVALLSIVLGTYGYAARGNSSQGDAAMTVAPKGPESVTRWLGETERFILLSSVAALFWLFLAVQVSYLFGNSPATAGSGVTFAEYARRGFGELTVVATSAVLLILLSERYGQKGRRDGLLRAITLAVIAAVLILLGSAFHRVSLYEAAYGFTTARLYAQVYMLVVAVTLAVLTLEIRREMQSARVFRRSAAAALAAFVVMIYWNHEAWIARENIARFSTTGKLDLVYLTGQLSPNAIPAIVAALPTLPEPIRTQLRSEVRLRYEYSQQLTERHWFEWNQGRSAARNALISIGVATGQRRPPPRTPIVVR
- a CDS encoding translocation/assembly module TamB domain-containing protein, which translates into the protein MLKVVARVLAVVTSIALLAVLAVYVATNTDWGRRQVQRRVVGGIQGNVHGILRVDSVSGNLLKGFTLHGLSITDSAGEPFVKADGARARYRLGSLASKRIDFDNVRLLRPVIVINRLPGGKWNYDRILPPDTTKPGGPKKAGWGDFIRLTDVTLIDGDITVKSPWAPDARLTGAEAEDALRRSLSPEGRLLLEKVPGGHQKVMRFHRVNASLPLLRWQHPDFKHRLVEVASLSTIAEPFKPPAVDVRSLSGAFRIDGDSVWWKGLNAALPNSRIAGDGRYIVANNDFRLRVRANPVAVADIRWIDPTLPTDGSGTLDFALDWVGDTSVYVARNADVRLEGSHLRGQIGVTMTKEVSLHDTDVRFTGLNTRLVRQIFPSVNPPRQGILAGRAKVDGNLRDMEVDADVTFDDRRSGRSRVVAVGQMGFEKGRFNADNLRLTLRPVQVDLLREFAADLPLTGTVSGTTTLDGSTTSRMTARSDITLVDRGSTSRITGTGAFRAAPGGQMANAWFDVDARVHPLALVTAGRFFPAAGLRGLATGPVRLTGTTRNLAVRTALAFPDGGSLDVRGKLDLASREIGYDLDVAAQLFNANNIVAKAPKTSITATVSADGRGTDPATLRTNLVADIQSSTYDTIAVTSATVRLAAANGMARIDTLAVEIPEGVATASGAFGLARGKSGELRYHIDIDSLSRLSSLLPPQEGAVPPRPRILAQRAARARTDSARQDDNTEVERAVTGGAPPQLAAIDTPRVVSRTQLSGSVRADGVATGNIHDFGARGTASGDSIVARGNTIEKVTAEYSWTDALTPRSKLDVRVIAAEVVAGGFNLDSVETRVNYQKPLGTVTFVVRQDDQNSYSANAEYTLDRVRNEARLNALQLRFDTTVWTSTGPSVVHWGSAGVDIDKLELRNKATGRIFVDGLIPKEGRANLEVAVDNFQVQDAIALAQSDIDARGFVSFSLKAAGTAADPTFSGAFGSHRFYYNGTLLPEVHGVMSYANATLTGRADAMREGQGTMMHAEGTVPINLALTGVTGSRFPTNRQIDLAVKADSLPLDLVPQINTIVTNLRGSAVADFKVTGTLNRPEVSGRFALDGASARFVPLGLDLKGLEANIRMLRDTIVIDSLVAYSGGKVALTGGIGIGSLRAPSFDLRLVADNARLLDNHNGKLTANINVSIKGPFDNTHVAGNLRVRKGVLYVPESEGKKLIGQNDPALFSVLDTAVLGNRELFPGQSPLLANLRMDVDLRVDRDVFVRSPDFNIEVYSDGDLAIHVNRAKQSLVLDGVLLSERGEYVFLSKRFDIRRGSATFVNSGELNPTLQVTGAYEVRLPAREAINVEILIGGTLRNPNISLQSDAQPPIPQSDLLAYLAFGRSSSSLVQLEGAGLGSGGNVIGAGAALASQQLASVALGVFADQLAGEAARSLGADVFNIAPADIQTDVGGFLRGTEIEFGKYYRSNTFLAFQVRPDPDALKRPGLQVQHRFAGLRGYSAEATFQPRYLLRDPTLALQQPTTTSVFGLFLIREWRF